gtttattatattttatttatattgccTTTATTTTTCTACTGAGAATATTCTTAAAGTCCAATGTActgtttaagtaaataaaataaataataacttggAAATGTGCACACATGTTGAACCTGtcatatgattttaaaatattttataaaaaatcaaaaattaatttgaacattttcttttctctttttctttctataaaCATGTAAATATTGGGTAACATCAATATTATgcatatgacaaaaaaaatttatgaggaaAGCAAATGACCTGAGTCGAAGTCATAATTGAACATAATACTTATATAAAATCGAGTCTTTGATAACAAGAATGGTCCTAACACACTATAAGGTATTCTTAAAGATAATTGAAATCAATTATTTGATAATCCTAAAAATAAGgcaaataatcttggttttttTTTCACAACAGATTAAATTGGGTTAATTATTTTCAAGTTATGGTGAAGTAATTTAAACTTCAagtgaaaacataaaaaagtaAAGCTTATGATTATTATGGAGTAAATTTGGGACAAAGAATTTAATTACTTCCAATCTTTCTCCTATTCTTAATTTATCAATTTCAGAAtttatctaaataaaaaaaccaatatatatattagtagaCATAATTCACGATTATCAACacaataaaatgattaaaaatattcttattacTTTACTCTTTCAACCCTGTTTGCTCACATGATTACCAAAATACATCTTTATTGAAGGAAACACAATAATAAGAATTATGATGCTAGATTTATGGTAAAGTATGGTTCGTTTCGGCTTAACAAATCTCACAAATTTGCTTCTTGAGAAACATGTCATTATCAGACTCAAAAACCGGCATACTGTATATTATATAACTAACATTATATTGTATATCGATcgtcattttcttcttcaattttaatgTAGGATTCACATGACGCTTACATTAGTCCTTTTTATTGGACAAAGGTACacgtattaaaaaaataacttaaaatcaTTTTGTAACGTCACGTATTCGAATTATAACACGTATTTTAACCATGGTTGTCCATAGAAACTTTTCTTACTATCTTACTAAATGtatgaaaagaaataattttacttCAAAgtgataaaagaaaagaaagaaaagggaaaataattacttaatttGTGTGGTTCTTCTTGTTGAGGGATAAGGTTTTTGACATCTACTTATTTTTGTGACAACAAAAAAGTCTTATAAATTAAGTTTGTTTGTGCTCAAATGCACCATATACTTCAATCATGTAAAGGGGATGgcaataaagaaaaaacaaaataaaatcaatgaatTCTTTGtctatgtaaaaaataattatgagcaaacatttatatttttattattatgaacATATGGTTCTTCTCGTCCAGGTGTACGTAGTTTGCatctttataaatatatatttattttttcaaaatttctgACTCCGTTACTACGTAGATAACACCAATATATACTAAAGGGTGGGTGACTACTATTGCTCTCGTGATTTGTATAGTTATTATATTTCCCtcaatcatcattcattcatgaaTTTTTGGCAAATTCTTGTCTTTATTATACATacttagattttattttttaaagtcttCAAATGTACATCTCGTGATGTTTTAgccaaataatataaaattttgttcttatttgagacaaataatatgatgtactaaatatatttttgtcttgGAAAAATgtatgtgataatttttttgtgggcCAAAAATTGTTTCCCAGTGTAGCTTAACgacaaattttcattttccctatgtattagtaatatttttctaatCTCGAATCTCCTAGAATTTAGCTatcatttatttcttcatttttttaaaaaaaagtcatagagttgaaaaaaatcactttttttttttttttgggtaaggTCAGcactaaaattattattaatcgCTTCGCCAACAAAATTGTTTATATATCCTTAGAGCGAATTTACGATGTTTAATAGTTTGGTTAAAATGTAACATTCATGGCATAGGATGAATCGATAaaagttttacttttgcttgttGATCAAAACGAAGAATCGACAAGTTTGAACAAAGCTAGAAGTACGATAAAAAAATTGATCGATATTCAGTGATTTTAGCTTAAATTGTGTActtatgttaaaaaataaataaaatatatacatatattaaatttaaaccCACTTATTAACATGAAGTCgacatttcaaaatttaaaaatcatccCCTAGGTCAGCTTCTAGGCTAGCAAGCTTAACAAGAAAAGACGCACACGATATTATAAACAAATCTCATGATCAAAATAGGGTACAACAAATTAATTTGACTCTAACTAATATAAcaagaaaacaattaaaatgtCTTATCAAGTCtctattatttctttaattatgcatctaattaattaaatactttATCTAATTATCAAATCAATATTCACGTCAATCAAAGTTTCATCTATTTGCATGATTATACGTTCCATTTGCGCATTTTAGACGGAAAGCAAAACTAATTATTGGTTAATCCTTTAGCTAATTAATTATACGTCTTTCCTTTCCCACATTCTTTTTTACTAGTCCAATATTGATTTTGTacgttaaaaaattatttaagcgTTTATTTAAGTCCTTATACAATTATGATTATAGAGTACaccataataatatattcactAAAATCTAACAACTCAGGTCTGAGAAGTAATGTGTACGTTGTCTTACCCTTATCTTATGAGGTAGATAAATGTTTTCGATAGATCATGAGcttaaatataacataaaaaacaAGAAGGAAAAGAGAATATCACAAGcaataaatacatatatcataTGTTAGCtactaataaaaaaactaattgtgtcaaaactttttatttgtcaattaCTTAATTAATGTGTCAAAACTAATCCTTGAAGTATTAATTAGTAGCTACAAAATCTTCCTTTGCCAGCTATAAAACTTCAAGATAGATACTTGCATGTACCATAACCTGGaaaattacaaaacaaataaaagaaaaaacatcattaaatcttcaaaagaaaaattgttccAACTAtattataaaggaaaaaatatagaatctaatttataaatacaatataaagaaTCCACGTTGTACTATCAGTGTATCGTAATATGTTGTAGTAATAAGCTACTCGtcttattttttaacattataGTTTATATACAAGTTATGATTATCTTTAAAGTGATGTAACTGTAAGGGCGGATCTAGAAGACGGGTTACGAATATACGTGAACTCaatactttttatatgaaatttactAAATAACTATAAATATTTGACTATAAAATCTATTATTATGACAATATTAATTTGAAGTCATTGTAGAAATCCGTATattttaaatcttgaattcgcCTCGATTCTAATAGCATAAAATTCTTTTGCACTCAAGAACAGTGGCGAAATCAGAAGTTTTACTGAGAGTGTTCAAGAATTAACATACATGTACGAGAAGTAATCTATGACCAATATACTTTGTATAATTTTCTATGtatacattataatttttttgacgATAGGTATTCAACTGAACAACTCTTCACTATATGTGACTACGCTACTGTTcgaaaattaaactaaaaaatgatTCAAATACTTACTTGGATCAGCAAAGATTATGACACCAGATCCcaaaaaatcacaattaaagTCATTTTTGCCCTTGATTTGATAGTAAGAATTCATAACAAAGGCTGCATGAGACCTAACAGTATTTGGGCCAAAACATGGGCCTCCAGCTTGAACTGGGCCACAATCCACACCTTGATTAGTGCAGGCCCAATCTAAATTGGCCTGCAATTGTGCATCTGTAGCATCTTCTTTGGGCCTGCAGAATTTCCGGCCCATTAAATCTGCAGGCTTTGGAAGAGGATGGGCCGGGAGTCTTGGGCCTGATGGTTGTGGCTGTATACatcaaagttttaaaaatttgttaGTAAGCAAAGACGGAGTCATAATTTAAACTTTACGAGCTCGAATTTCTCATTTGATTTATTAGGTTAAAGATAATTATCTATActtatgttttttaatttttttttaacacatATATAAGAGTTTTCATGTGAATTGCAACCAAATTATATGTAACTATAGTGTATAAGGGTGTTTTCGgaatagagaaaatatttttctattttctcatgTTCGGTTcggcaaaattttaaaaaaatatttctctagGAAAATGACTTCACTAGTAGGAACAAGGAAAAATAAGTTTCAGAAGTGATATTTTACACTGATTGTGTCATTCCAATCGTACcctcccccccctcccccccacccTGCATCCTCTATCCCAACCACCCACCCACCCTACCTCTCATAAATTCATTTTATCTATATattaaacacaagaaaataagtaaaagacaGGGGAAGGGGGAATGAGATTCGGTCCCTCACCACAAGTAAGGGACGGGGGACACTCAATCAACTGAGCAACTATCACACCCTAATAAGCAACTTAGTTACTTTTActgtaaaataatattttttttcgtaTCGAATGCAACCCAAGTGATGAAAAAGCATATGTATATATCAAGAATATATGAAACTTACCTTAGGTGGCATGGGCATTGGCAATGGCAATGTCTCTCCTTTCATAATTCCAATATCATAAACTTGAGTAAAATCAGGCCTAAATAATCCAAAATTCCTTTCAGAAGCATTaccttttttaatattttcattaaacaaactaaaaatatatatctcaaTTTTCCTATTTGGCATTAATGGTGTCCCCTCACTagaaaaatatttcctaattaatCCTCTATTATAAGAAATTGCATTTTCTACaccacattttttttcaaaattttctcctAAAGAAGACCATCCTGTTTCAGAAACCATAATTTCCACATCTTCATAaccaatttttttcattgaaataTAAACAGCATCTAATATCATATCAAACATATTTGTGTATAATTTCTTAGTAAATCTATCGAAAATGCCTTTATTctgtctaaataaaataaaattgacttgTTTTGGGTCGTAAACAAAATATGGATATGGATTTACCATAAAAGGTCCGTTTGTTTCGCGTAAAAATTGTAACATTGGTACTAAAATACTATGATCCCAACCATGTCTAAATTTTACCGTACTTGgaatttttgattttgaaagaattccTAAAGCATTTGGTGTTGATACTTTAATTGTATTAATTCCACATTGAATTAATGCTTGATAAAATGTTTTCATAGCTTGAACTAATTTCATGtatatttcttgtttttctaaaaGAATAACTTCATTTCCAATAGCAATAATATCAATTTTGGTTTGTGGGAAAAAAGGTTTAATATTTGCCTCCACATAACTTTTAGCATAACCTATGTCCAACATTTTGGGAATTTCACCGTTCGGGACTGTGACAGTAACTGAGATGTTTGTATTGGCAAATGCACGTATGATATCTAGATTCATAtcaaaaattttgattttatcgATTATGGTtttgtttttgatgaattgagCGACCTGGGATGGTGAAGGTAGGTTGTTTCCAAGGGTGCCATAGTTAACACCTATGGAAGAAAcaatagaaaaatattgaaaaaaaatgaatgaaatgatcaagaaagaaaagaatggAGATGTTTTTGTAAACATCTCCATTCGGGTTTTTTTTCTCGATGGTTACTAGTAAAGAAATAatcgaaaaattaaaaaaaaacaaggatAATTTATAGAAGTGAATAAATAATGAatggtatatatgtatatatatgcatGGTTTTGCGTTAAATGCGAATTTAGATTAACGAATGGAATAGATGGAATTCTTGCTTAGGAAAAAAATTGTAGGATTAGATAAAATAACTCTCATAATCATGTCacttataaattaatttcagttaaatttttgtaaataaatattttaattaataactagCTAAAATGATATTGGGATTTAATTAATATACGAAAAACATGTAAATATTCTCATAGGTTGATTCATTTACCTCTTATAGTTATTTGGagtgaaaataatatgtttctgaaaataaaaagtaaaaaatgtagAGGTACcgaataaattattatttatttattcaatattttttaacttcatCCACCCTACtttatttattcaatattttttaacttcatCCACCCTACTTTTCcctaatttttgtattttcaaaaagaattgaCTTTACTTTTCTAAAGCTTTGTAATTTCTAATAAAGAAATTTCTAATTAACATATAATACCAATGGTATTTATTTCTTTCGTTTAATTAAGACTATTAAGAAActtaaatttttacttttttataaagCTTATAAAACACGTACATAGTTGATGGTTGGAATCCCTTCACCCTgaatcaaaatatttgaatttgagtGTTGAATATAGAATAAAAATATCTTGTTTGGAGCGTCACCTTCATAAATAGGCTATGCGATGCACTAATTTGAATTAGTCGAGGTCTcatggaaaaccaaaaaacaCATGGAGATTTATGGGagccaatttttttaaaaaaattttaaataaataaattgagaaaTGCTCAGTTAATAAGTTTTAAGTTCCAATTATCCAAGGTAGGAGGAATTAGAAAAGAAGTTAAACTTgcttattttttctcattttaataattttttaattgttagGGAATTCACTTATAATAAGtcaataatacataaacaatcTTTATTATAGGCTTCATGTGATTCAGTTTCGAATTTGAATCTTAAGTATAATATAGATTATTTAATCTGTCAATAGCATTTTCATGCCTTTTATGAGCTAGATTACTTAATATTTATCGTACTTCCTTATTTCAGTATTAAATAAATCGCCcttaaagaacaaaaatatttaattcctcaaatagtaattatagtgttatttaattttagtaGAATGTAATAAActaatttatcaaattataaaagaaagaagctagaatatatattactatataagaagagggaataaccaAGCACCACAAGAATTACtataaccaatatatttataaaaagaaatgacatataaaatgaaatggagagagtattagtttttggaaatggaaaaggacaaaacacatataaagttaaaagacaaaaaaaaaattggtttaactctcaaacataaaaagtaacatatgttattaaaaactttaatgaaaagtgttataatttacaataaataataacttaaattactatataagaagagggaataaccaAGCACCAcaaccaatatatttataaaaagaaatgacatataaaatgaaatagagagaatattagtttttgaaaatggaaaaggacaaaacacatatgaaattaaaagacatataaaaataagttggtttaactctcaaatataaaaagtaacatatgttattaaaaactttaataaaaagtactataatttacaataaataataacttaaaatatctacaagacaacaaaaaaaagactaatttttgtactgcttatgtcacataaattaggattgggatgattttaaaattttaatttttgttatacattataaaatagccgaaaaattgaatgatataattttttaaaaaataaccaaatgaatcgtcctatcgataaccctaatgttacttctactctatttatttttacttaaatttagaaagatatgcttcttaaatttagaaagatatgcttcatttctaccctcaatcttatcgctacatttatttgctatttaaaattgaaattaaaaagacaaatgacaaataagtttctatattagctcacttatgagcaaaatatattataacaatctttactaattttataacaatacataaactatactccctccgtcccatattagatgggcacttccaactttacatggtgattaagaaatcattaatacatt
The DNA window shown above is from Solanum stenotomum isolate F172 chromosome 6, ASM1918654v1, whole genome shotgun sequence and carries:
- the LOC125867923 gene encoding glucan endo-1,3-beta-glucosidase-like, whose product is MEMFTKTSPFFSFLIISFIFFQYFSIVSSIGVNYGTLGNNLPSPSQVAQFIKNKTIIDKIKIFDMNLDIIRAFANTNISVTVTVPNGEIPKMLDIGYAKSYVEANIKPFFPQTKIDIIAIGNEVILLEKQEIYMKLVQAMKTFYQALIQCGINTIKVSTPNALGILSKSKIPSTVKFRHGWDHSILVPMLQFLRETNGPFMVNPYPYFVYDPKQVNFILFRQNKGIFDRFTKKLYTNMFDMILDAVYISMKKIGYEDVEIMVSETGWSSLGENFEKKCGVENAISYNRGLIRKYFSSEGTPLMPNRKIEIYIFSLFNENIKKGNASERNFGLFRPDFTQVYDIGIMKGETLPLPMPMPPKGGGEGGEGPRLPAHPLPKPADLMGRKFCRPKEDATDAQLQANLDWACTNQGVDCGPVQAGGPCFGPNTVRSHAAFVMNSYYQIKGKNDFNCDFLGSGVIIFADPSYGTCKYLS